The following coding sequences lie in one Apium graveolens cultivar Ventura chromosome 3, ASM990537v1, whole genome shotgun sequence genomic window:
- the LOC141711701 gene encoding uncharacterized protein LOC141711701, translated as MEIVENSEVRSEEMNVRVGEKREMSGDDDVEVRVNKKARNCGEVKGNLKRVAEIVLVLETLGKMRGGRAPTQVEVEMMSEARGKLAEVCREFKPKDVFPREAFGVVIDDLGLSNNEQMLGFRPPNVQIAQKLKLTQEKMEKSDEFAVHSASRSSQRLQANVGSASESGSSQAVRMLTSQKPSQVPTASVGLQPASQLARVSATNSTALPYQLPTSEVRPLVPGEIPTSHVGRDSSSLALPRAERPHFSSDMKYNGAYPSQAQVNYSGNHIRPVSGSVQPLQSALSVKNASNSSAPFNASIKVEGAGGMSRVIPQTSKSIASQTASVDPLSTQKHIQQGIESAQALSLRSQHTDIVNLVQKLLQPTLHERPTWAPPSRDYMNKSLACQLCKLISLEVDNVLVCDGCEKGYHLKCLKINNQKSVPRGEWHCAKCLSLSNGKALPPKYGRVLRNAITAPKVSSNATTVHVPPEKKLGALPGKVTGNGKFGLQGAPDGTMENNIRPIAAGAEMKDKRVMHNEIDDKSSGCVSTDMIKTSADSSAGLSVETSDDKKLIAQSASYPSADPQTVKNSSSNSINPSTNSHIINLQKSVPESNNEAKRDEQGTLHTNHEVSETNFGPNEQDVTLSDGLHQVDWIGAVINVVEEKTYYQSCSINGVVYKVHDHALFRLQSNVLTPFKLQSMWADRKTRSMWVIASRCYFPADLPKGVGRPFAPDNNEVYESNHDTAMRAGLIEGPCKVLPPRLFAEESQRKTRRGTEARGGLQPLFVCKWFFDERKGLFRDVTS; from the exons ATGGAGATTGTGGAGAATAGCGAGGTGCGATCTGAGGAAATGAATGTGCGTGTCGGTGAGAAGAGAGAGATGAGTGGTGATGATGATGTGGAGGTTAGGGTTAATAAGAAGGCGAGAAATTGCGGTGAAGTGAAGGGGAATTTGAAGAGAGTGGCGGAGATTGTGTTGGTGTTGGAGACTTTGGGGAAAATGAGGGGAGGGAGGGCTCCGACACAAGTGGAGGTTGAGATGATGAGTGAAGCTAGAGGGAAATTGGCGGAGGTTTGTCGAGAATTTAAGCCCAAAGATGTGTTTCCTAGAGAGGCATTTGGTGTGGTTATTGATGATCTCGGTCTTAGTAACAATGAACAGATGTTAGGGTTTCGGCCGCCTAATGTTCAAATTGCTCAGAAATTGAAGCTCACTCAAGAAAAG ATGGAAAAATCGGACGAGTTTGCTGTACATTCTGCTTCGCGTTCATCTCAGAGGTTGCAAGCAAATGTTGGTTCAGCATCTGAAAGTGGATCATCTCAGGCTGTTCGAATGTTAACTTCACAGAAACCAAGTCAAGTGCCAACTGCTTCTGTAGGTCTCCAACCTGCTTCCCAGTTAGCTCGTGTTTCTGCAACAAACTCAACAGCTTTGCCATATCAACTGCCTACGAGTGAAGTAAGACCTCTGGTTCCCGGTGAAATACCTACCAGCCATGTTGGAAGGGATTCTTCTTCATTAGCATTGCCTAGAGCTGAGAGACCTCATTTTAGTTCGGATATGAAATATAATGGTGCTTACCCTTCACAAGCTCAAG TTAATTACTCTGGTAATCATATTAGGCCTGTATCTGGGTCTGTTCAACCACTGCAATCTGCATTGTCAGTGAAAAATGCATCAAACAGTAGTGCACCATTTAATGCTTCTATAAAGGTTGAGGGAGCTGGTGGGATGTCACGAGTGATACCTCAAACCTCAAAGTCAATTGCTAGTCAGACTGCATCGGTGGACCCATTAAGCACGCAAAAACATATTCAGCAGGGGATTGAATCTGCGCAGGCACTTTCTTTGAGAAGTCAGCACACTGATATTGTTAATTTAGTCCAGAAGCTGTTACAACCAACGCTTCATGAGCGCCCTACTTGGGCTCCCCCTTCAAGGGATTACATGAACAAGTCTTTGGCTTGTCAATTGTGTAAGCTTATTTCACTCGAGGTTGACAATGTTTTAGTCTGCGATGGTTGTGAAAAAGGGTATCATCTGAAATGTctcaagattaacaatcaaaagtCGGTTCCTAGAGGTGAGTGGCATTGTGCAAAGTGTTTGTCTCTAAGCAATGGCAAAGCTCTACCTCCTAAATATGGCCGTGTCTTGAGAAATGCTATAACCGCACCCAAGGTTTCTTCTAATGCTACAACAGTTCACGTACCTCCAGAAAAGAAATTGGGAGCATTACCTGGGAAGGTAACTGGAAATGGTAAGTTTGGTTTACAAGGTGCTCCTGACGGTACTATGGAGAACAATATTAGGCCTATTGCAGCTGGTGCAGAGATGAAAGATAAAAGAGTGATGCATAACGAAATTGATGACAAATCCTCTGGTTGTGTTTCAACTGACATGATAAAAACCTCAGCTGATTCTTCTGCTGGCTTATCAGTTGAAACATCAGATGACAAGAAACTAATTGCTCAATCTGCCTCATATCCTTCAGCAGACCCTCAGACAGTCAAGAATAGCTCTAGTAACTCCATAAACCCTTCAACAAATTCTCATATCATCAACTTGCAGAAATCTGTCCCTGAATCAAATAATGAAGCTAAGCGAGATGAGCAAGGAACTCTACATACTAATCATGAAGTTTCTGAAACCAATTTTGGGCCTAATGAGCAAGATGTTACTTTGTCTGATGGCTTGCATCAAGTTGACTGGATTGGCGCTGTAATTAACGTGGTTGAGGAGAAGACTTATTATCAGTCTTGCTCAATTAATGGGGTCGTGTATAAAGTTCATGATCATGCATTATTTCGTTTGCAGAGCAACGTATTAACACCCTTTAAACTTCAG AGTATGTGGGCGGATAGGAAAACAAGATCAATGTGGGTTATTGCATCCCGGTGCTACTTTCCTGCAGATCTGCCTAAGGGTGTTGGTCGCCCATTTGCTCCCGATAATAATGAG GTATACGAGTCTAATCATGATACTGCAATGCGGGCTGGTTTGATAGAAGGCCCCTGTAAAGTTCTTCCACCACGACTGTTTGCTGAAGAAAGTCAAAGGAAAACTCGTCGAGGGACAGAAGCCCGTGGTGGACTACAGCCCCTTTTTGTTTGCAA ATGGTTCTTTGATGAACGAAAAGGGCTATTCCGTGATGTAACCAGCTGA